In a genomic window of Pedobacter sp. KBS0701:
- a CDS encoding CPCC family cysteine-rich protein, producing the protein MEEQENYTDNFKERRNFFQKNFPLKIGKQRVDVNSADILKNSCPVCGYLTLEERDSFDICGICFWEDDGIDDLEENEDSGPNDMTLKEGRVIFQEAKRKLLNTNFSDNHLMETLKNRFSVLDHFIEQNNATTEIINMQNEILDLLTKNDVYGLEKLFHK; encoded by the coding sequence ATGGAAGAACAGGAAAATTATACCGACAATTTTAAAGAACGGAGAAACTTTTTTCAAAAGAACTTCCCACTGAAAATTGGTAAGCAGAGAGTGGATGTAAATAGTGCAGACATTTTAAAAAACTCCTGCCCTGTTTGTGGTTATTTAACATTGGAAGAAAGAGATTCATTTGATATTTGTGGGATATGTTTTTGGGAAGACGATGGCATTGATGACCTTGAAGAAAATGAAGACAGTGGGCCAAATGATATGACCTTAAAAGAAGGGAGGGTAATTTTCCAGGAAGCTAAACGTAAACTATTGAACACTAATTTTAGTGATAACCATTTAATGGAAACACTGAAAAACAGATTTAGCGTACTTGACCATTTCATTGAGCAAAACAACGCTACAACAGAAATCATTAATATGCAGAATGAAATACTTGACTTATTGACAAAAAACGATGTGTATGGGCTGGAAAAACTATTTCACAAATAA
- a CDS encoding aldo/keto reductase, with protein sequence MNNIEKIQLGQNGPLVSKLGLGCMRMSSIWGGSTPDETESIATIHEALDRGINFLNTGDFYGAGHNEMLIGKAIKDRRDDAFISVKFGAIFHNGEWLGLDLRPIAIKNFINYSLTRLGIETIDLYQPSRMDGSVPVEDIIGTVADLVKEGKVRHIGVSEITAEQLRKANDVYPISALEIGYSLADRQIENDLLPAAKELGIAVVAFANTAEGLLTGEMKAPLAENDYHNHFSRFQGENLVYNLEKVEVLKQLADNKGCTPTQLAIAWVKEQGDNIMPLVSMSRRSRLPENIKALDIVFTPQEMNTLNTTFAVGAIRGGTYLQR encoded by the coding sequence ATGAACAACATCGAAAAAATTCAGTTGGGTCAAAATGGCCCGCTCGTGTCTAAACTTGGTTTAGGCTGTATGCGCATGTCTTCAATTTGGGGCGGTTCTACACCCGATGAAACAGAAAGCATTGCTACGATCCATGAAGCCTTAGATCGTGGCATTAATTTTTTGAATACAGGAGATTTCTATGGCGCTGGTCATAACGAAATGTTAATTGGAAAAGCCATTAAAGATAGGCGTGATGATGCCTTTATCAGTGTGAAATTCGGAGCCATTTTTCACAATGGTGAGTGGCTGGGATTGGATTTAAGGCCCATCGCAATCAAAAATTTTATCAATTATTCGCTCACCCGTTTGGGGATTGAAACCATCGACCTGTACCAGCCTAGCCGAATGGATGGGAGTGTACCGGTAGAAGACATCATCGGAACCGTTGCCGACCTGGTTAAAGAGGGGAAAGTGCGCCACATTGGTGTTTCTGAAATTACGGCTGAGCAGCTTCGCAAGGCAAACGATGTTTATCCCATCAGTGCGCTCGAAATCGGTTATTCATTGGCCGACCGTCAAATAGAAAATGATTTGTTGCCTGCAGCAAAAGAATTGGGCATTGCCGTAGTGGCCTTTGCCAATACCGCTGAAGGCTTATTAACCGGTGAAATGAAAGCACCACTTGCAGAAAATGATTATCATAATCATTTCTCCCGTTTTCAGGGTGAAAACCTGGTTTATAACCTCGAAAAAGTAGAAGTATTGAAACAATTGGCCGACAACAAAGGCTGTACACCTACACAGCTTGCTATTGCCTGGGTAAAGGAGCAGGGCGACAATATTATGCCTTTAGTTAGCATGAGCCGCAGATCGCGCCTGCCCGAAAATATTAAAGCGCTCGATATTGTATTTACACCGCAGGAAATGAATACTTTAAATACTACATTTGCAGTAGGTGCCATACGTGGCGGAACTTATTTACAACGTTAA
- a CDS encoding AraC family transcriptional regulator, with the protein MTSPAEILPGVIFYSYLSAERKEKVCFWNHHTLVLQVSGQFTLQTVGQSISMTGGELMLIGKNQLGTLTKTPLPGGNYETVVISLQEDLLRKIVLEEKLEADRKYTGPPNILIPSNEFLQGYFQSIIPYARSSGATMTDEMGILKVKEGIKLLLLALPALRNFLFDFSEPHKIDLEKFMLSNFHFNVPIEKFAQLTGRSLAGFKRDFMKTFGAPPRQWLQDKRLREAKHLIESKHQKPSAIYLDLGFESLSHFSHSFKKKFGMAPTALNS; encoded by the coding sequence ATGACGAGTCCAGCAGAAATTCTCCCCGGTGTAATTTTTTATTCTTACCTCTCTGCCGAGCGGAAAGAGAAAGTGTGCTTTTGGAACCACCATACCCTGGTATTACAGGTTTCGGGGCAGTTCACCTTACAAACCGTTGGACAAAGTATTTCGATGACCGGAGGAGAACTGATGTTGATTGGCAAAAACCAGCTGGGAACGCTCACCAAAACACCGCTGCCCGGAGGAAACTATGAAACCGTCGTCATATCCCTGCAGGAAGACCTTTTACGAAAGATCGTGTTAGAGGAAAAACTCGAAGCAGACCGTAAATATACTGGTCCGCCAAACATTTTAATTCCGTCGAACGAATTCTTGCAGGGCTATTTTCAGTCTATTATCCCTTATGCCCGAAGCTCGGGTGCCACCATGACCGATGAAATGGGTATTTTGAAAGTGAAAGAAGGAATTAAACTGCTATTACTTGCCCTGCCGGCACTGCGTAACTTTTTATTCGACTTTTCAGAACCGCATAAAATAGACCTGGAAAAGTTTATGCTGAGCAACTTTCATTTTAATGTGCCGATCGAAAAATTCGCTCAGCTTACCGGTCGCAGCCTGGCTGGTTTCAAACGCGATTTTATGAAGACATTCGGTGCGCCACCCCGCCAATGGCTGCAGGATAAACGCCTAAGGGAAGCCAAACACCTCATCGAAAGCAAACATCAGAAACCTTCTGCCATTTACCTCGACCTGGGCTTTGAAAGTCTGTCGCACTTCTCGCATTCTTTTAAAAAGAAGTTCGGCATGGCACCTACTGCATTAAATTCGTAA